From a single Gemmatimonadota bacterium genomic region:
- the pilO gene encoding type 4a pilus biogenesis protein PilO, which translates to MALLPSDPQAQKRLLAGVVPLLLVFAYVYFFHGKARAEVQGLETRLEELEQKNSTARVAALQGGPELEKKLALYEQHMGRLEELIPASEEVPQLLEDVSTQAREAGVDLNMLRPQPETPGPYYTLQSYELSVIGSYHRVGRFLSSIGSLARIITPVGLKLKPTGEKDR; encoded by the coding sequence ATGGCGCTCCTGCCCAGCGATCCCCAGGCGCAGAAGCGGCTGCTGGCGGGGGTGGTGCCGCTGCTGCTCGTCTTCGCCTATGTGTACTTCTTCCACGGCAAGGCCAGGGCGGAAGTCCAGGGGCTCGAGACGCGACTCGAGGAGCTCGAGCAAAAGAACAGCACCGCTCGCGTCGCGGCGCTGCAGGGCGGGCCAGAGCTGGAGAAGAAGCTGGCGCTGTACGAGCAGCACATGGGGCGCCTCGAGGAGCTGATCCCGGCCAGTGAGGAGGTGCCGCAGCTCCTGGAGGACGTGAGCACCCAGGCGCGCGAGGCCGGCGTAGACCTCAACATGCTGCGCCCGCAGCCCGAGACGCCGGGGCCGTACTACACGCTGCAGAGCTACGAACTGAGCGTGATCGGCTCGTATCACCGCGTGGGCCGCTTCCTCAGCTCGATCGGCTCGCTCGCCCGCATCATCACTCCGGTCGGGCTCAAGCTCAAGCCCACCGGGGAGAAGGACCG
- a CDS encoding PilN domain-containing protein has protein sequence MIEVNLLPGAKRRTVRGGGRGLSLAIPRLPALTLPPLPKIDRWIMIMVSGWIVGPALIAWLVLGIRNRNAELSLSVEQAEQDSARYAALIEATKALKARQDTVTQKLQVIQEIDANRYIWAHIVDELSRALPQYTWLTSLVEVQPGPPPVFQIQGRAGNTFALTRLMNDLERSPFIREVRLASTQRVPEGNSEVYEFMLEAAYEVPPPGLIETVPLFANREEGEE, from the coding sequence GTGATCGAAGTCAATCTGCTCCCCGGAGCGAAGCGCCGAACAGTGCGGGGCGGCGGTCGTGGGCTCTCGCTGGCGATCCCGCGGCTGCCCGCGCTCACGCTGCCGCCGCTGCCCAAGATCGACCGCTGGATCATGATCATGGTCAGCGGCTGGATCGTGGGCCCGGCGCTGATCGCCTGGCTGGTGCTGGGGATCCGGAACCGCAACGCGGAGCTGAGCTTGAGCGTGGAGCAAGCGGAGCAGGACTCTGCCCGCTACGCGGCGCTGATCGAGGCGACCAAAGCGCTGAAGGCGCGGCAGGACACGGTCACGCAGAAGCTGCAGGTGATCCAGGAGATCGATGCCAACCGGTATATTTGGGCCCACATCGTGGACGAACTCAGCCGTGCCCTCCCGCAGTATACCTGGCTGACCAGCCTGGTCGAGGTTCAGCCTGGGCCGCCGCCCGTGTTCCAGATCCAGGGGCGCGCCGGAAACACCTTTGCCCTGACGCGGCTCATGAACGATCTCGAGCGGTCTCCGTTCATCCGCGAGGTGCGGCTGGCCTCCACGCAGCGGGTCCCGGAGGGGAACAGCGAGGTTTACGAGTTCATGCTCGAGGCGGCATATGAGGTGCCGCCGCCGGGCCTGATCGAAACCGTGCCCCTGTTCGCGAACCGCGAGGAGGGAGAGGAATAA